The sequence below is a genomic window from bacterium 336/3.
ATTGTTTTTCCAATTTTTAAATGGATTTTGTGATAAATAAGAATTGTAATATCTTTCATCTGTGGTTACTTCATTGTCTACCCAAGGAGGCAGTTCAAAATGTTCATTTTCTGATGTAAGTTCTATTTCAGCAATTATAAGTCCTTCATTATCTTCTAAAAATACATCTATTTCCCATAAATGGTTGTGATAAAATATTTTATACCTTTTTTTACTGATGATATTTGAGCAGAACTTTTCTAATAATTGTTTGGCATCTTCTTGTGGGATAGAGTATTCAAATTCCATTCTTGAAAACCCTTGTGAGGAGCCTTTTATAGTTAAAAAGGCATGGCTTTCTGTTAGTCGTACTCGCATTGTTTTGGAAGGTTCTGTTGAAATGTAACCTTGTTTGTAAAACTCTCCTTTTTCTATAGAAAGAATGTTCCAAATATCTTTTTTTACTAAAAATTTCCTTTCAATTTCTAATCCCATAAAATTAGTAATAAAAAAGCCCTGCAAAAGCAAGGCTTTCAACACAAGTATTCTTAAAATTAAAGAATCATTTCTTTACAAGCTTTGTAAAGATCTTTATAATCTTCACGTGTACGAAGAACTGTTTCAAGGTACTCTGTCCAAACAACTTTATCTTGTATAGGGTCTTTTACAACTGCACCAACTAAACCAGAAGCTACGTCCAAAGCACTCATCGTACCATCACCAAAGTGTGCAGCCAAAGCTAAACCACTGTTTACCACAGAAATAGCTTCTGCTGTACTCATCGTACTTGTAGGAGTTTTAATTTTGGTTTTACCATCTAAGGTTACACCTGCTCTCAACTCTCTAAAAATCGTAACAATTCTCTTTATTTCTTTAAGAGGAGGCATTTCTGCAGGCAATTCTAAGTTTTTAGCAATGCTATTGACACGACGTTCTACAATATCTACTTCTTCCTCAATACTTTCTGGTGATGGAAGAATAACCGTATTGAAACGGCGTTTCAATGCTCCAGAAAGTTCATTTACACCTTTATCTCTATTGTTGGCTGTTGCAATAACATTAAATCCTTTTACAGCCTGAACTTCTGTATTCAATTCAGGAATAGGCATTGTTTTTTCTGAAAGAATGGTGATCAATGTATCTTGAACATCTGCTGTGATACGAGTAAGCTCCTCAATACGAGCAATTTTGCCTTCTTTCATAGCCACCATCATAGGCGTAACTACCAAAGCATTTTCGCTGGGACCCTCAGCAAGCAAACGAGCATAATTCCAACCATAACGAACAGCTTCTTCACCTGTACCTGCTGTACCCTGAATAAGCAAAGTGGAATCTCCAGAAATAGCAGCAGATAAATGCTCTGATACCCAAGATTTTGCTGTACCAGGTAAACCATACAACAACAAAGCTCTATCAGTAGTGAGTGTAGCAACAGCTATTTCCATCAATCTGCGAGAACCAATATATTTGGGGCTTACTTCAAAACCATTTTTTAATTTACCACCCATTAGGTAAATAACTACAGATGCAGGAGACATATGCCAGAGAGGTGGAACATTTCCTGAATCTTGTTTTTTTAATTCTTCTAATTCTTGGGCAAATTGTATTTCAGCATGCTGACGAAGAACGCCAGTACTATTTGTGTTGCTGGTGGAACTACTATTATTAGTGGTTTTTTTTGCCATTTCTGTAAGTTTTTAATTCTAAAAATGTAGATGTTCAAATATAAAAAAATTACTCTCTCAAGAAAAAGAAAATGAATTAGTTTTTTAGTTTTTAGAAATAAAGATTTTATAATGGGATGTTTTTGGCTTTTATTGCATTTTAGATAAATGCTTTTCTAAAATTTTGATAAGATTTTCTAACCCAATTTGGTCTTGCTCATCAAAATCGTTGAGTTTATCACTATCTACATCTAAAACTCCTACAACTTTTTCATTTTGAAAAATGGGAACAACTACCTCAGATTTTGAAAGAGAGCTGCAAGCAATATGCCCAGGGAAAGCATCTACATCAGGTACAAGGATGGTTTTTTGTTCTTTCCAAGAAGCCCCACAAACACCTTTGCCAAAAGCAATACGTGTACATGCCAATGTTCCCTGAAAAGGAGCAAGTACTAATTGTTCATTTTTTACCCAATAAAAGCCAACCCAAAAGAATCCAAAAGCTTCTTTGAGAATAGCTACAAAGTTTGCTAAATTGGCTGTAAGATCAGTTTCTGTTTGTAAAATGCCATCTATTTGTGGTACAAGGGCATTATAAATATCTTTTTTTGTTGAATTCTGAGGGATGAAAACGTTTTCTGCCATATAGTAGGGTGATTTTATTCTAAATACTTTTCTAAAACATAAAAATTACTAATGTTGTTCTCTTTGTTGCCAAAGAATATAAGTCCTTCATTTTTTTTTAAGATACTTATACTTTCTGAGTATCCCATTGTATCTTTTTTATTGCTTAAATTATTGTAAATCAATTTCACTATAGAGGAGCCTTGTATAATCATGCAATCTGAACATTTAATATCCAAAGTATCAATAGATTTTATTAGAGATTTCGTTTTTCTTTTGATGTCATAGGTAAGTCCAATGTTCCTTTTAGAAATATATTGAATATGATGTTCTAAGTATCCATTTTTGAGTAGCTGTTTTCTTAAAATTTCACCATTGAGTCTCATAGGTGTGTTATTAGAATCTAACTCATACATACCTATATCGACTAAATCTACGTAATTAGGGCTGATATTTTCGGTATAATCACTAAAAATCAAGCTGTTTACAAACCAACTACTTATAGATTGCGAAATGGTATCATTTATTTTTTTCTCCTTAGTATGTAAAAATAAAGCCCTGTAAGACTTATCCTTTATATGAACAAACTTCTTGATACCTTCTGTATTTTTCCAAACAATAAAACTTTTAGTATGTCTTTTTTCTTTACAGGAAAAAAACAAAAAACTTGCACATAAAACTATAATACAATATTTCATTCAAAATCTCTGTTTAAATTTCGCCAATGTCTGCTGAGGGCTTTGTCTAATTTATCTTTATACAAATTGAAAGTTTTTTCATCAAGAATAGGATTAGAATTTAAAATATTTTTTAATTCATCAAAATCTTTTAGGTGTGTTAAAATGTCAATTACAATATTTGTTGTTTCTGTTAAAGATAAAGGTAGCTCCCAGTAATGATAATCAGTCATCCAATTGAGCCAATCACGTACAATTTCTAACTTTTCTTTGGTGATTTCAGAATGAAAGACATAATTTCTATCAAATTCATCTTCAATTACTAATGTAATGGCTTTGGTAATGTCATAACGTGTATAACGATAGGCTTCTTCTGCAATTTCCCAAGAGCAATCAGTTGCTTCTATAATTTCTTGGATACATTGTTCTTTAAATATTTTTTGAATAATATCTGTATTTCCTTGATATTCATTTAATAATGAAACTGCCTGAGAGATGGGAATGGGAATACGTTTTCTTAGAAACTTAAGCTCTTCTAAATATTGGGTTTTCATAAGCTAAATATAAAACAAAAAAGAGGCTTAAGCCTCTTTTTTTATTCCCATTTCAATTCGCTTTCTTGAGCCTCATCATTGCTTTCAAAAGCTTCCTGCTCTACAACTTGATTGAAGTCATAATCAGGCATCAATTCTTTAATTTTCACGATAGCCTCTTCTAAAGACTCGATGAACTTCCCGAAATCTTCTTTATACAAGAAAATCTTATGTTTTTCGTAGTAAAATCCATTATCACGGAAACGTTTTTTGCTTTCAGTGATAGTAAGGTAGAAGTCGCTACCTCTTGTAGATTTTACATCAAAGAAATAAGTTCTTTTACCTGCCCTTACTCTTTTAGAGTAAACATCCGCAGCTCGGTCGTTGGTTTCTTTGTACTCTTCCACAATCCTTAAATTTTAGTTGAACCTTTCGTTTATTGAGTGCGTAAAATTAGAAATTTTTATCGCTACACAAAAAAATATTTAAAAAATTTCCCTTATGAATATATTTTTTTGAATGATTAT
It includes:
- a CDS encoding DNA-binding protein, which translates into the protein MEEYKETNDRAADVYSKRVRAGKRTYFFDVKSTRGSDFYLTITESKKRFRDNGFYYEKHKIFLYKEDFGKFIESLEEAIVKIKELMPDYDFNQVVEQEAFESNDEAQESELKWE
- a CDS encoding ATPase; the encoded protein is MAKKTTNNSSSTSNTNSTGVLRQHAEIQFAQELEELKKQDSGNVPPLWHMSPASVVIYLMGGKLKNGFEVSPKYIGSRRLMEIAVATLTTDRALLLYGLPGTAKSWVSEHLSAAISGDSTLLIQGTAGTGEEAVRYGWNYARLLAEGPSENALVVTPMMVAMKEGKIARIEELTRITADVQDTLITILSEKTMPIPELNTEVQAVKGFNVIATANNRDKGVNELSGALKRRFNTVILPSPESIEEEVDIVERRVNSIAKNLELPAEMPPLKEIKRIVTIFRELRAGVTLDGKTKIKTPTSTMSTAEAISVVNSGLALAAHFGDGTMSALDVASGLVGAVVKDPIQDKVVWTEYLETVLRTREDYKDLYKACKEMIL
- a CDS encoding adenylate cyclase; this encodes MGLEIERKFLVKKDIWNILSIEKGEFYKQGYISTEPSKTMRVRLTESHAFLTIKGSSQGFSRMEFEYSIPQEDAKQLLEKFCSNIISKKRYKIFYHNHLWEIDVFLEDNEGLIIAEIELTSENEHFELPPWVDNEVTTDERYYNSYLSQNPFKNWKNNL